A stretch of the Zeugodacus cucurbitae isolate PBARC_wt_2022May chromosome 6, idZeuCucr1.2, whole genome shotgun sequence genome encodes the following:
- the LOC105217474 gene encoding pneumococcal serine-rich repeat protein isoform X1, translating into MARRKGSGRGKSTVNSRKSALENARERLKDDPGGTTQSRQTQQQQQNHSSSNMEAATTTTTTTKHYNKTTKLQNNHHRSTERRGTYRTQGGDTQANASNNVKVPKQTAKQAKAAAAAAQRAAALAVYSTAETVESGSNGKAKDPLAIGNETAVTHGNSKSARAREARGEQKTVGKSETATTNVNNNNNNTTTATSSSSSNNKHSDTSNSSLSKNNFTISPNELARKSDKSQQQPQQQQQNVNNNSSDMKAATVAKTAETATGAAPATAAEPNTWNNARYLHKKFKRLASTTDVDSLVADNQSVNAAGSSASSEAGSEAAPTRTTSLSSAASTSSISPPPATTPTVMANAQNAAPPAAGYVQSAIGALPLTNGHVHAAAAAVVATNEPSNYNNNTNNVKYSVVPPNAESNNNNNESISAAQQLEAEQIPQTLSHIYENQQSQQNSGSNSNASTASANSGRYVCPYCNLNCTKPSVLQKHIRAHTNERPYPCDICGIAFKTNSNYYKHCRSRSHAARKRGIAVPISADDGLFGGSDQEGDPELSNSSSDVISRTASPLEDLSTASSPVVANTTASTNTLSPQQLQQLQQQQQKQTQLQQQQQIVLAIQQQQQQQQQQLQHQASAAHSPHMTLPSTPSPSSLSSAKSAYLQQPAQQQPQQLPLGSPAAGTLPPPQPTTSNATTITAVTTTPKQGTATEYKPYKPKFHNAALYATTKEAAAAAAAVAAGMPPGLLQPLPLQQSPQQQLAHAPPPHSMSPATHLAMLSQAQAPPPPNASHHPSLSPSTQVKLNNHINTHQLQLQLQQQQQQPQALHVLPPPLNAGIPLHHVAAMSPKSGAPRPDLAAVAAANMGYLPGARMLYSGAIEFPPEVLRMMTADKHQKIQYPYKWLEQELQQQFHKLSQQQQQQQLQHLQSQLTAHAPPAPTTVLKPTATLPVHARATSGGSGQHTSAAAAAGMQQMSASAPLPAAQQTPMQYFANSLTGGMVSAASSATSNTTASISTGLLHSNISNAAASGTNKVADLVQEHITKLISQNEAIVENKAVLLQKKYPKGLNRSRSFNNNGSGNNIGPAATSAGNPSGSNVNLVATTAVGSDNATNARLAQAIVQKQQQQQLQQQLQQQQHYQQQFQQQLMAGSQAMQMPPPSQQQQQQQQQHIAQLRLEEQHQQHQLQLQQQQQQHMQPNGISKHLMPTSVASKSSSIAAPVSQHLQTLHQPQHPTTSASAYRQQQLTIAPPLENQRPTPSPTSAQTNANAMQKDLINSMQQLSAVNSNALPLNLSAKPKPRQEEQSEAIPSSNLNTTRSSTPRKRQSIENQISNSSNDGSTNSSMVTAPPAANSGSTNAKQPTNVSIIKNLLLNARGLAVPTGEGEDAVYNCPLCANTFRTAEDLQLHNSTYCQGASSAPISPASSPSLHYFRSNSMTLNLPELKNTIMRSNDPLPLAKLAWYQLPTKPSSLVLSRLSASQAGRSKATTTTTTSATSTAPTSSTSSNSVANCVASPRSTPPNGPPTHLTLPDPNIVRLVDAPLPSPGPLLGKTPLVDFGNTSETRKSSEDVIITKMHEDRQIEPHTPAKRSKLAADNSEPFQLNPVPTSSKRLTINNISGGDIQLLPNSSTSDLSKKEERMRRLTSSGGSIIPLSECSDVDKSTKMIRTSLLSGGSFQEVSPKPKDKENKSSIALPFPNSNVFAPKLSLAGLGLPTNGPQHFHQFSINPITAFNPLTLPPLQSMSGSGEKFIPHVPGIPGPNSLTPLPPPPQQLQLPQPTPQMLTAGRSLSPNRKKSQSPLLLANSVSPKSLALPPQENLKSSSPFRGAQNMPAELERATSMRVARNWSQQVATNSSNKPSSLEVPKKPFNFTRMADNISPRKSGGVNVPKSSPPENEVRHFNFDHLTKDVDAGANCASTSSALTPLHVDISASGAGASGNSNGSEPTDAETKKSKFLRPTSLPLKPGTFTPKRHHGITPNANTLPLISPETPRQSKSCVQLYLNGHAYTYLGLKCSTKMFYCTVNCPQASYVAGAQKLSMYSVWKVCAENNPHPLGFKPKLVMSLYDSRQKSSTSTMAGMNKLPYTLVVSQQTVMTPFENNKGQYQHHQLKQITLNTNTSESVEQLKKASAGSSGSSSGSSGSAEGGSKKESSASQMLVGGYESHEDYTYIRGRGRGRYVCSECGIRCKKPSMLKKHIRTHTDVRPYTCKHCNFSFKTKGNLTKHMQSKTHFKKCLELGINPGPMPADGEFLEPEPEFDQQSQTSAGGRTSSIPGESDSDDYSDNESESSGRHTDESKSRLLEHEAARCLLSLSMTPPIGQSISPHPKSEPYPYQQHGERMESAAMSFVGQTSAPTTAVTTTNSSTASTHPTGIKRVISFSSPKPPFDYQKQEQYYSNPEESKPKPNNSAAAASYESAPIDLTKPRAAVNVTTTSVTATTAAVQLSSVALMEEYSASSAVPLSGPPVQTQAQIRDVIFGSSTNESGFLKTLISVSDKVRSSTETLENYKNGDELSQAYQYHKAFQYHKIKQIQMNQSFPDAINVNAINQNLASTTNMSTVSVAGAGGSSALTTTATASSGVRISESIAATVVANDQATDVIDVVNVSASNKTGTSISNKVEKEKSATELQVPTIEVNAVPAEEPKNEQTTASAAAAATAASNHKVNVSASSAGNHKILPTKSNAPAPSKSSDEGEDSECISDQEQSAVGPTAKRSRSISNSATNNNTTNVEPHNAKLPAVVAQPGTTDFTGVLSAPGRTVVVGEDGLKKSGNNEIQPVYPRVRMSPDGRPVCKVCTKTFQTQGQLTLHMNIHYMERKFRCEPCGVSFRTQGHLQKHERAEAHKNKVMMTSTFGVPTTSNPRPFECTDCKIAFRIHGHLAKHLRSKTHVQKLECLQKLPFGTYAEIERAGISLTEIDTSDCENSLISLKTLAQKLIEKDPNKLGSYTTPSGMNLGSGLSGGSGAMGDSATNHNALVSQDSASEDDFSAATIAAATAIASLDNDSATNTPKRTNSTSEDEAIVSGLNNNLKRRLPGNFSNGEESDNPTESAGSEKRARVSSLSSVGAASATAAVGSPASMSSSNASSNN; encoded by the exons ATGATCCCGGCGGCACAACGCAATCACGCCaaacgcaacagcaacaacaaaatcacagcagcagcaatatggaagctgccacaacaacaactacaacaacaaaacactataacaaaacaacaaaattacaaaacaatcaTCATCGTTCGACAGAACGACGCGGCACATATCGCACGCAAGGCGGCGACACGCAAGCAAATGCCAGCAATAACGTCAAAGTGCCGAAACAAACAGCCAAACAGGCCAaagctgcagcagcagctgcacaACGCGCCGCAGCGCTGGCTGTTTACAGTACTGCAGAGACAGTAGAGAGCGGCAGCAATGGCAAAGCCAAGGATCCGCTCGCGATTGGCAATGAAACGGCGGTAACGCATGGCAACAGCAAATCGGCGCGCGCCAGGGAAGCTAGAGGAGAGCAAAAGACTGTTGGAAAATCGGAAACAGCCACAACAAatgttaataacaacaacaacaatacaaccaCCGCCActagcagtagcagcagcaacaacaaacacagtgaTACTAGTAATAGTagtttaagtaaaaataattttaccatAAGTCCAAATGAGTTGGCGCGCAAAAGTGACAAATCACAACAgcagccgcaacaacaacaacaaaatgtcaaCAACAATAGTAGTGATATGAAAGCGGCAACAGTCGCTAAAACCGCGGAGACAGCAACAGGCGCAGCGCCTGCCACCGCAGCCGAGCCGAATACCTGGAATAACGCGCGGTATCTGCACAAAAAGTTCAAACGGCTTGCCAGCACCACCGACGTGGACAGCCTGGTGGCCGACAACCAGAGCGTCAATGCCGCAGGCAGCAGCGCGAGTAGTGAGGCTGGCAGTGAGGCAGCGCCAACGCGCACCACTTCGCTGTCTTCAGCGGCGTCGACGAGCTCGATATCACCGCCGccggcaacaacaccaacagtgATGGCAAACGCGCAAAATGCTGCGCCACCTGCTGCCGGTTATGTACAAAGTGCCATTGGCGCGTTGCCGTTGACAAATGGTCACGTGCATGCGGCGGCGGCAGCGGTTGTTGCAACCAACGAACCatcaaattacaataacaataccaATAATGTTAAATACAGTGTTGTACCACCTAATGCAgagagcaataacaataacaatgaaagCATAAGTGCAGCGCAGCAGCTGGAGGCTGAGCAAATACCGCAAACTTTGTCGCATATTTATGAGAATCAACAGAGCCAGCAGAATAGTGGCAGCAATAGTAATGCCAGCACAGCTTCCGCCAACTCAGGACGCTATGTGTGTCCCTACTGCAATTTGAATTGTACAAAACCGTCGGTGCTGCAGAAGCATATACGCGCACACACCAACGAGCGTCCGTACCCGTGTGACATTTGCGGCATAGCATTCAAGACGAACAGCAATTATTACAAGCATTGCCG TTCGCGTTCACACGCGGCGCGGAAACGTGGCATCGCGGTGCCCATAAGCGCGGACGATGGTCTCTTCGGCGGCTCCGATCAGGAGGGCGATCCGGAGCTGAGCAACAGCAGTTCGGATGTG ATAAGCCGCACCGCTTCGCCACTAGAAGATCTAAGCACCGCTTCGTCCCCGGTGGTGGCGAACACAACTGCGTCAACAAACACTCTCAGCCCGCAACAGTtgcaacaactgcaacagcaacagcagaaacagacgcaattgcaacagcaacaacaaattgttttggccatacaacaacagcagcagcagcaacaacaacagctgcagcATCAAGCAAGCGCTGCGCACTCTCCACACATGACGCTGCCTTCGACACCCTCACCCTCTTCACTGTCATCAGCGAAAAGCGCCTACTTGCAACAGCCCGcgcagcaacaaccacaacaattaCCGCTCGGCTCCCCTGCAGCAGGCACATTGCCACCACCACAGCCGACAACGTCAAACGCCACCACAATTACTGCCGTTACAACGACGCCCAAGCAGGGCACCGCCACCGAATATAAACCGTATAAACCTAAATTCCACAATGCCGCTTTGTATGCGACGACAAAAGAAGCAGCAGCTGCTGCGGCCGCCGTAGCCGCTGGCATGCCACCAGGTCTACTGCAACCATTACCGCTGCAGCAGTCGCCACAGCAGCAATTGGCACACGCGCCGCCGCCACATAGCATGTCACCTGCCACACACTTGGCTATGCTGTCACAAGCCCAAGCGCCGCCGCCCCCTAACGCGTCGCACCATCCATCGCTTTCGCCCAGCACGCAGGTGAAGCTCAACAATCACATCAACACACATCAGTTACagttgcaattgcaacaacagcagcaacaaccgcAAGCTCTTCACGTGCTACCACCGCCATTAAATGCGGGCATTCCGCTACATCATGTGGCGGCCATGTCACCGAAGAGTGGCGCTCCGCGCCCAGACTTGGCAGCTGTTGCCGCCGCAAATATGGGTTATTTGCCGGGTGCGCGCATGCTCTACTCGGGCGCTATTGAATTTCCACCTGAAGTGCTGCGTATGATGACAGCAGATAAACATCAAAAGATACAATATCCATATAAGTGGCTTGAGCAagaactgcaacaacaatttcacaaACTGagtcagcagcaacagcaacaacagttgcaGCACTTGCAATCACAGCTGACAGCACATGCGCCACCTGCGCCAACAACAGTACTAAAACCAACCGCTACACTGCCGGTGCATGCGCGCGCGACGAGCGGCGGAAGTGGGCAACACACAAGCGCAGCGGCGGCAGCAGGTATGCAGCAAATGTCTGCGTCAGCGCCATTACCAGCAGCGCAACAAACGCCAATGCAATATTTTGCCAACAGTCTCACCGGTGGTATGGTGAGCGCCGCTAGCAGCGCCACCAGCAACACCACAGCCTCCATCAGCACCGGCCTCTTGCATAGTAACATCTCCAATGCGGCGGCCAGTGGCACGAACAAAGTTGCCGATCTGGTGCAGGAACACATTACCAAGTTGATCTCTCAGAATGAGGCGATTGTGGAGAATAAAGCGGTGCTTTTGCAGAAGAAGTACCCGAAGGGTCTAAACCGGTCGCGCAGTTTTAATAATAATGGCAGTGGCAACAACATTGGCCCGGCAGCCACTTCAGCGGGTAATCCGAGTGGAAGCAATGTTAATCTGGTTGCCACTACAGCGGTGGGCAGCGATAACGCCACCAACGCGCGGCTAGCGCAAGCTATTGTacagaaacagcaacaacaacagttacaacaacaattgcagcaacaacagcactaTCAACAGCAATTCCAGCAACAGCTAATGGCTGGCTCACAAGCAATGCAAATGCCACCGCcctcgcagcagcagcagcaacagcaacaacaacatattgcaCAGCTACGTCTAGAGGAACAACATCAGCAGCACCAgctgcaactgcaacaacaacagcagcagcacatGCAGCCAAACGGTATTTCAAAGCATCTTATGCCGACGTCGGTCGCTTCAAAGTCCAGCAGCATTGCAGCGCCGGTGTCACAACATTTACAAACTTTGCATCAGCCACAGCATCCAACCACATCCGCATCCGCTTACAGACAGCAACAGCTAACAATTGCGCCTCCATTAGAAAACCAACGTCCCACACCGTCGCCTACAAGCGCCCAAACCAATGCCAACGCAATGCAGAAGGACCTCATAAACTCCATGCAACAGCTAAGCGCGGTCAACTCAAATGCGTTGCCATTAAACTTGTCCGCAAAGCCGAAGCCACGTCAGGAAGAACAAAGCGAAGCCATTCCATCAAGTAACTTAAACACTACGCGCAGCAGTACGCCACGCAAGCGCCAGTCCATTGAAAACCAGATATCCAATTCCAGCAATGATGGCTCCACCAATAGTTCGATGGTTACAGCGCCGCCAGCTGCTAATAGCGGCTCGACCAATGCCAAACAGCCGACGAATGTCTCCATAATTAAGAATTTGCTGTTGAATGCACGCGGTTTGGCAGTGCCAACTGGCGAAGGTGAGGATGCCGTTTACAATTGTCCACTTTGCGCGAATACTTTCCGCACGGCAGAGGATTTGCAGCTGCACAACAGCACTTACTGTCAAGGTGCGTCAAGCGCGCCCATCAGTCCAGCATCATCGCCTTCATTACATTACTTCCGTTCGAATTCGATGACATTGAATCTGCCCGAGCTGAAGAACACCATCATGCGTTCAAATGATCCACTGCCACTCGCTAAACTGGCTTGGTATCAGCTGCCCACCAAGCCAAGTTCGTTGGTATTAAGTCGATTGAGCGCATCGCAGGCTGGCCGTTCAAAGGCTACCACAACCACGACCACTTCGGCAACATCTACAGCACCGACTAGTTCCACGAGTAGTAACAGCGTGGCCAATTGTGTTGCTTCACCTAGAAGTACGCCACCTAATGGCCCACCAACCCATTTGACCTTGCCCGATCCGAATATTGTGCGCTTAGTCGACGCACCACTGCCATCGCCCGGTCCGCtcttgggcaaaacaccacttGTGGACTTTGGTAACACCAGCGAGACTCGCAAATCGTCTGAAGATGTGATCATAACTAAAATGCACGAAGATCGTCAAATCGAGCCACACACACCCGCGAAACGGTCTAAACTGGCTGCGGATAACAGCGAGCCGTTTCAGTTGAATCCAGTACCCACGTCGAGCAAACGCTTGACTATCAACAACATCAGCGGTGGCGATATCCAGCTTCTGCCCAATAGCAGTACTAGCGATCtcagcaaaaaggaggaacgcaTGCGTCGCCTCACTTCCTCCGGCGGCAGTATAATACCACTCTCTGAGTGCAGTGATGTAGATAAGAGTACGAAAATGATACGCACATCGTTGCTTTCGGGCGGTAGTTTTCAGGAAGTCTCACCCAAACCAAAGGATAAGGAGAACAAAAGTAGCATTGCATTACCCTTCCCTAATAGTAATGTTTTCGCGCCCAAATTAAGTTTGGCTGGTCTCGGTTTGCCCACAAATGGGCCGCAGCATTTTCATCAGTTTTCCATCAATCCCATAACAGCATTCAATCCGTTAACACTGCCGCCTTTGCAGAGTATGAGCGGTAGTGGTGAGAAATTTATACCACATGTGCCCGGTATACCAGGTCCAAATAGTCTAACACCCCTACCACCACCACCGCAACAACTACAGTTGCCTCAACCAACACCACAAATGTTAACCGCTGGACGTTCACTAAGTCCGAACCGCAAGAAATCACAAAGTCCACTCCTACTTGCGAACAGTGTTAGTCCAAAGTCGCTGGCACTACCACCACAGGAAAATCTCAAATCTTCATCACCGTTCCGTGGCGCGCAAAATATGCCCGCTGAGTTGGAACGTGCAACAAGCATGCGTGTGGCACGCAACTGGAGTCAGCAAGTTGCTACAAACTCATCGAACAAGCCAAGTAGTTTGGAAGTGCCGAAGAAGCCATTCAATTTCACACGCATGGCAGACAATATTAGTCCGCGCAAGAGCGGTGGTGTCAATGTGCCCAAAAGTTCACCGCCAGAGAATGAAGTGCGTCACTTCAACTTCGATCATTTAACTAAGGATGTGGACGCCGGTGCCAACTGCGCATCGACTAGCTCAGCACTCACACCCTTACATGTCGATATTAGCGCCAGTGGAGCGGGCGCTTCTGGCAACAGCAACGGCTCGGAACCCACTGATGCCGAGacgaaaaaatctaaatttctgCGACCGACCAGTCTGCCACTTAAACCTGGCACATTTACACCCAAGCGACATCACGGCATCACACCAAATGCCAACACACTGCCACTTATTTCGCCAGAGACTCCACGCCAATCCAAGTCCTGCGTACAACTATATCTGAATGGTCATGCCTACACATATTTGGGACTCAAATGTAGCACAAAAATGTTTTACTGTACCGTGAACTGTCCGCAGGCCTCGTATGTGGCGGGCGCACAAAAGCTCTCCATGTACAGCGTGTGGAAAGTGTGTGCGGAAAACAATCCACATCCGTTGGGCTTTAAACCAAAGTTGGTGATGTCGTTGTATGATTCACGCCAAAAGAGCTCTACCAGCACCATGGCCGGCATGAATAAGTTGCCCTACACTTTGGTTGTCTCCCAGCAGACTGTGATGACACCCTTCGAGAACAATAAGGGTCAGTACCAGCACCATCAGTTGAAGCAAATCACGCTCAACACCAACACCTCGGAGAGTGTTGAACAGTTGAAGAAGGCTAGCGCCGGTAGTAGCGGTAGCAGCAGTGGTAGCAGCGGCAGCGCGGAGGGTGGCAGCAAGAAGGAGTCGTCGGCTAGTCAAATGTTAGTGGGCGGCTACGAATCGCACGAGGATTACACCTACATACGTGGGCGTGGACGTGGCCGATATGTCTGTTCAGAGTGCGGTATTAGATGTAAGAAACCGTCGATGTTGAAgaaacacatacgcacacacacggATGTGCGACCATATACTTGCAAACATTGCAATTTCAG cTTCAAAACAAAAGGCAATCTCACAAAGCACATGCAGTCGAAGACGCATTTCAAGAAATGTCTAGAGCTCGGCATTAACCCCGGTCCAATGCCGGCTGATGGTGAATTCCTCGAACCGGAACCAGAGTTCGACCAACAATCGCAAACTTCGGCTGGTGGACGCACGTCGTCCATACCAGGCGAATCGGATTCGGACGATTATAGTGACAATGAGTCCGAAAGCAGTGGTAGGC ATACCGACGAGTCGAAGTCGCGCCTGCTGGAGCATGAGGCAGCACGTTGCTTGCTTTCACTCTCAATGACGCCACCGATCGGTCAAAGCATTTCGCCACATCCAAAAAGTGAACCATACCCATATCAGCAGCATGGCGAACGCATGGAATCAGCCGCCATGTCATTTGTAGGACAGACAAGCGcaccaacaacagcagtcaCCACAACAAATTCGTCAACTGCCAGCACACATCCCACCGGCATTAAACGTGTCATATCATTCAGTTCACCCAAACCACCATTCGATTATCAGAAGCAAGAACAATACTACTCCAATCCCGAGGAATCTAAACCGAAACCCAATAATAGCGCCGCTGCAGCAAGTTATGAGAGTGCGCCCATAGATCTCACCAAGCCACGTGCTGCCGTAAATGTCACAACTACGTCAGTGACTGCCACCACAGCTGCAGTGCAGTTGAGCAGCGTTGCATTGATGGAAGAGTACAGCGCCAGCTCAGCAGTGCCACTAAGCGGGCCACCGGTACAAACGCAAGCGCAAATACGTGACGTAATATTCGGTAGTAGCACCAATGAATCGGGCTTTCTGAAAACACTCATATCGGTGTCGGACAAGGTGCGCAGCTCTACTGAGACCCTTGAGAATTACAAGAACGGCGATGAACTGTCACAAGCCTATCAGTACCACAAGGCATTCCAATAtcataaaatcaaacaaatccAAATGAATCAGAGCTTTCCCGATGCCATCAATGTGAATGCTATCAATCAAAATCTGGCAAGCACCACAAACATGAGTACTGTGAGTGTAGCGGGTGCTGGAGGTAGCTCAGcgctaacaacaacagcgactgCGAGCAGTGGTGTGCGTATCTCAGAGAGCATAGCCGCGACAGTGGTAGCTAACGACCAAGCTACAGATGTCATAGACGTCGTGAACGTGAGCGCATCAAATAAAACCGGAACCAGCATCTCTAATAAAGTAGAGAAGGAGAAGAGCGCAACGGAGTTGCAAGTACCTACAATCGAGGTCAATGCAGTACCAGCGGAAGAACCAAAGAACGAGCAAACAACGGCTTCAGCTGCtgcggcagcaacagcagcaagcaATCATAAAGTTAATGTGTCGGCCAGCAGTGCCGGCAACCATAAAATATTGCCCACAAAGTCCAACGCACCTGCGCCCAGTAAGTCATCCGACGAAGGAGAAGACAGTGAGTGTATTTCCGATCAGGAGCAGTCGGCTGTTGGTCCTACCGCCAAACGCAGCCGAAGCATTAGCAATTcggccaccaacaacaacacaacaaacgtagAGCCACATAATGCTAAATTGCCTGCGGTCGTGGCACAACCTGGAACTACCGATTTCACAGGCGTGCTTTCCGCACCAGGACGTACAGTTGTTGTGGGCGAAGATGGTCTAAAGAAATCCGGTAATAATGAAATTCAACCCGTCTATCCGCGCGTACGCATGTCACCTGACGGACGGCCAGTTTGTAAAGTTTGCACTAAAACCTTCCAAACTCAAGGACAATTGACCTTACACATGAATATACATTACATGGAGCGCAAATTCCGCTGTGAGCCATGCGGTGTATCTTTCCGCACACAAGGGCATCTGCAGAAACATGAACGCGCCGAAGCGCATAAGAACAAAGTCATGATGACATCGACCTTCGGTGTGCCAACGACCTCAAATCCACGTCCCTTCGAGTGCACCGACTGCAAAATCGCTTTCCGCATACACGGACATCTCGCCAAACATTTGCGCTCGAAGACGCACGTACAAAAATTGGAATGCCTACAGAAATTGCCGTTCGGCACCTACGCCGAGATCGAAAGAGCAGGCATTAGTCTGACGGAGATCGATACTAGCGACTGTGAGAACTCGCTTATCTCGCTGAAaacactggcgcagaagctCATCGAAAAGGATCCCAACAAATTGGGCAGCTACACAACACCATCGGGCATGAATCTTGGCAGTGGTCTGAGTGGTGGCAGCGGTGCTATGGGCGATTCAGCTACCAATCACAATGCTCTTGTATCGCAAGATAGCGCTTCCGAGGACGATTTCAGCGCCGCTACAATCGCAGCGGCCACTGCTATTGCATCGCTGGACAACGATAGCGCTACGAACACACCGAAACGCACCAACTCGACCTCGGAAGATGAAGCCATCGTAAGCGGTTTGAATAATAATCTCAAACGTCGGCTGCCTGGCAACTTTAGCAACGGTGAAGAGAGCGACAATCCCACCGAGAGCGCTGGCAGCGAGAAACGCGCGCGTGTCTCCTCACTCTCCAGCGTCGGTGCGGCCAGCGCCACCGCTGCGGTCGGCTCACCCGCATCGATGAGCTCATCGAATGCCTCGTCGAATAACTGA